A window from Micromonospora terminaliae encodes these proteins:
- a CDS encoding RNA polymerase sigma factor: MGVVTRDVCTDAEETDAEIISRMHGDPAVFDAIFDRYYPAIHGYASRRLGRDLADDVAAETFLVAFDHWRRYDTTQHSARPWLFGIASNLIAGHRRAEARQYRALARAEHVDRDGNDGPADRIAVRLDAQAVRARLAAALAEISPSDREVVLLVAWADLTCEEVSRALEIPAGTARSRLHRARKRLRAALGGADPTATGEESE, translated from the coding sequence ATGGGTGTGGTGACACGAGACGTGTGCACCGACGCCGAGGAGACCGACGCCGAGATCATCAGCCGGATGCACGGGGATCCGGCGGTGTTCGACGCGATCTTCGACCGCTACTACCCGGCGATCCACGGCTACGCCAGCCGACGACTGGGCCGCGACCTGGCCGACGACGTGGCGGCGGAGACGTTCCTGGTGGCGTTCGACCACTGGCGCCGGTACGACACCACGCAACACAGCGCCCGGCCGTGGCTGTTCGGCATCGCGTCGAACCTCATCGCCGGGCACCGGCGTGCCGAGGCGCGGCAGTACCGGGCGCTCGCCCGGGCGGAGCACGTCGACCGGGACGGCAACGACGGGCCGGCCGACCGGATCGCCGTACGCCTGGACGCGCAGGCCGTGCGCGCACGGCTCGCGGCGGCGCTGGCGGAGATCTCACCATCCGACCGGGAGGTGGTGCTGCTGGTCGCCTGGGCGGACCTGACGTGCGAAGAGGTCTCCCGGGCGCTGGAGATTCCCGCCGGCACCGCCCGGTCCCGGTTGCACCGGGCGCGCAAGAGGTTACGGGCGGCGCTGGGTGGCGCCGATCCGACGGCAACGGGAGAGGAATCCGAGTGA
- a CDS encoding CU044_5270 family protein yields the protein MIDDITALRDSWSEAEPPAPEARDRARAALLARIAEGEATVPSPPRRRLPGWARRTGFAAVGAAALVAGVVAVGGLGPAVPPARPAPYVASGPVAQTFELAAVHAETEPFTPPRPDQWTYVELRMVRGKIAEDKGQATRETTRSWQRADGRQAAEMIDGKLEVMPESADLPQVMPPQDYPTLAGLPTDPRALLDWLRTRSQSGKDGDAVSYLLIESMLRDNVLPPGVKATLLRALALIPGVTRSDGPVDFDGRPAIAMGMVQDGWRQEDILLDPATHEFLGSRTVVVEDHTTPEGVALKKGDVEVELIRVAGRVVDAPGRTG from the coding sequence GTGATTGACGACATCACCGCCCTGCGTGACAGCTGGAGCGAGGCCGAGCCGCCCGCACCCGAGGCTCGCGACCGGGCGCGGGCGGCGCTGCTGGCCCGGATCGCCGAAGGCGAGGCCACCGTGCCGAGCCCGCCCCGCCGGCGCCTGCCGGGGTGGGCCCGGCGTACCGGATTCGCCGCTGTCGGGGCCGCCGCACTGGTCGCCGGGGTGGTCGCCGTCGGTGGCCTCGGCCCGGCGGTCCCACCGGCACGGCCGGCGCCGTACGTGGCGAGCGGGCCGGTCGCGCAGACCTTCGAACTGGCCGCCGTGCACGCCGAGACCGAACCGTTCACCCCACCGCGCCCCGACCAGTGGACCTACGTCGAGCTGAGGATGGTCCGCGGCAAGATCGCCGAGGACAAGGGCCAGGCCACCCGCGAGACCACGCGGTCCTGGCAGCGGGCCGACGGGCGGCAGGCTGCCGAGATGATCGACGGCAAGCTCGAAGTCATGCCGGAGAGCGCGGATCTGCCGCAGGTCATGCCGCCGCAGGACTACCCGACGCTGGCCGGGCTGCCCACCGATCCGCGGGCACTGCTCGACTGGCTGCGGACCCGGAGTCAGTCCGGGAAGGACGGCGACGCCGTCTCGTACCTGCTGATCGAGTCGATGCTGCGGGACAACGTGCTGCCGCCCGGCGTGAAGGCGACCCTGCTGCGGGCCCTAGCCCTGATTCCCGGCGTCACCCGGTCCGACGGGCCGGTCGACTTCGACGGCCGCCCGGCGATCGCCATGGGGATGGTGCAGGACGGTTGGCGGCAGGAGGACATCCTGCTCGACCCGGCGACCCACGAGTTCCTCGGCAGCCGGACCGTCGTGGTCGAGGACCACACGACACCCGAGGGGGTCGCCCTGAAGAAGGGCGACGTCGAGGTCGAGCTGATCCGGGTCGCCGGCAGGGTCGTGGACGCGCCGGGCCGGACCGGCTGA
- the ssd gene encoding septum site-determining protein Ssd yields MPPRTPLPPFRRLPLLVTADGDLLDELLRLAAAGGTEVELAADPAAARARWTPAPLVLVGADQAQACLRARLPRRPRTVLVGRSGELDPGTQVAELIGAEHVATLPAAEPWLVDRFAECVGEPSGTGPARVVAVLGGRGGAGASVLAGGLAVTAARARLRTLLVDADPLGGGLDLVLGWEQLEGLRWPGLAGTDGRVDPPSLVRALPSRGDLVVLSWDRGALRHLPAEAMAATVDAARRGRDVVVLDLPRHLDDAAVVALQAADRALVVVPAELRATAAAARVVAVAAPHCADLGVIVRGPAPGRLKAGEVARALGLPLAGTLRPEPGLGRGLERGEAPAATGKGPLAVLCQRLLDELTDVPAAGAA; encoded by the coding sequence ATGCCGCCCCGTACCCCGCTGCCGCCCTTCCGCCGGCTACCCCTGCTCGTCACCGCCGACGGCGACCTCCTCGATGAGCTGCTGCGGCTCGCCGCGGCGGGCGGCACCGAGGTCGAGCTGGCCGCCGACCCCGCCGCGGCCCGGGCCCGCTGGACGCCGGCGCCGCTGGTGCTGGTCGGCGCCGACCAGGCACAGGCCTGCCTGCGGGCCCGTCTGCCGCGCCGGCCCCGCACGGTGCTGGTGGGTCGCTCCGGCGAGCTCGATCCGGGTACGCAGGTCGCCGAGCTGATCGGCGCCGAGCACGTGGCCACCCTGCCCGCCGCCGAGCCGTGGCTGGTCGACCGGTTCGCCGAGTGCGTGGGCGAGCCGTCCGGAACCGGGCCGGCCCGCGTCGTGGCGGTGCTCGGCGGGCGGGGCGGCGCCGGTGCCAGCGTGCTGGCCGGGGGCCTCGCCGTCACCGCGGCCCGGGCCCGGCTGCGCACCCTCCTGGTCGACGCCGACCCGCTCGGCGGCGGCCTCGACCTCGTGCTCGGCTGGGAGCAGCTCGAAGGATTGCGCTGGCCCGGCCTCGCCGGCACCGACGGCCGCGTGGACCCACCCTCGCTGGTCCGGGCCCTGCCCAGCCGTGGCGACCTGGTCGTGCTCTCCTGGGACCGGGGCGCCCTGCGTCACCTGCCAGCCGAGGCGATGGCCGCCACCGTCGACGCCGCCCGCCGGGGTCGCGACGTGGTCGTGCTCGACCTGCCCCGGCACCTCGACGACGCGGCCGTGGTGGCCCTCCAGGCGGCCGACCGGGCGCTGGTCGTCGTGCCGGCGGAGCTGCGGGCCACCGCCGCCGCGGCCCGGGTCGTCGCCGTGGCCGCCCCGCACTGTGCCGACCTCGGGGTGATCGTGCGGGGCCCCGCCCCGGGCCGGCTCAAGGCCGGCGAGGTGGCCCGCGCGCTCGGGTTGCCGCTCGCCGGCACGCTCCGGCCCGAGCCGGGGCTCGGCCGGGGGCTGGAACGGGGCGAGGCACCGGCCGCGACCGGGAAGGGCCCGCTCGCCGTGCTCTGCCAGCGGCTCCTCGACGAGCTGACCGACGTGCCCGCCGCGGGTGCGGCGTGA
- a CDS encoding TadA family conjugal transfer-associated ATPase: MSGPADSGDLAARVRHRFAADATPVTPAAIVSAVRAEPDAAVLGDTALLRIADRVHHDLVGAGPLAPLLADPQVTDVLVNGTRVWVDRGRGLHQVAVPLGTVDDVRRLAQRLIAAAGRRLDDASPYADARLPDGTRLHAVLPPVATDGPYLSLRTFRQRPFTLEELVRQGTVPRPVAPLLAAVVAARLAYLVTGGTGSGKTTLLNTLLGLVPATERIVLVEDAAELRPVHPHVIGLQARTSNVEGAGAVGLSDLVRQALRMRPDRLVVGECRGAEVVDLLAALNTGHDGGAGTLHANAPTDVPARLEALGMLGGLPRAALHAQVVAALQVLLQVRRTTEGRVLESVGLLLPEGPERVVTVVPAWVRGRGLGLAARALGALLRERGVSLPPILSAPWPGAADPS, translated from the coding sequence GTGAGCGGCCCGGCCGACTCCGGTGACCTGGCGGCCCGCGTCCGGCACCGGTTCGCCGCCGACGCCACGCCGGTCACGCCCGCGGCCATCGTCTCCGCCGTACGCGCCGAGCCCGACGCCGCCGTGCTCGGGGACACCGCCCTGCTGCGGATCGCCGACCGGGTCCACCATGATCTCGTCGGCGCCGGCCCGCTCGCGCCGCTGCTGGCCGACCCGCAGGTCACCGACGTGCTCGTGAACGGCACCCGGGTCTGGGTCGACCGGGGGCGAGGGCTGCACCAGGTGGCCGTGCCGCTCGGCACCGTCGACGACGTACGCCGGCTGGCCCAGCGCCTCATCGCCGCCGCCGGGCGCCGGCTGGACGACGCCTCCCCGTACGCCGACGCCCGCCTGCCCGACGGCACCCGGCTGCACGCCGTGCTGCCACCGGTCGCGACCGACGGTCCCTACCTGTCGCTCCGCACCTTCCGCCAACGGCCGTTCACCCTCGAGGAACTGGTGCGGCAGGGCACCGTGCCCCGGCCGGTCGCACCGCTGCTCGCCGCCGTGGTGGCCGCCCGCCTGGCCTACCTGGTGACGGGCGGCACCGGCTCCGGCAAGACCACTCTGCTCAACACGCTGCTCGGGCTCGTGCCGGCGACCGAGCGGATCGTGCTGGTGGAGGACGCGGCCGAGCTGCGGCCCGTGCACCCGCACGTGATCGGCCTCCAGGCGCGTACGTCCAACGTGGAGGGTGCCGGGGCGGTCGGCCTGAGCGATCTGGTCCGCCAGGCGCTGCGGATGCGGCCGGACCGGCTGGTGGTGGGCGAGTGCCGGGGCGCCGAGGTGGTCGACCTGCTCGCCGCGTTGAACACCGGCCACGACGGTGGAGCCGGCACGCTGCACGCCAACGCGCCGACGGACGTGCCGGCCCGGCTGGAGGCGCTCGGGATGCTCGGCGGCCTGCCCCGGGCCGCCCTGCACGCCCAGGTCGTCGCCGCGCTCCAGGTCCTCCTCCAGGTCCGGCGGACCACCGAGGGCCGGGTGCTGGAGTCGGTCGGCCTGCTCCTCCCCGAGGGGCCCGAGCGGGTCGTCACCGTGGTCCCCGCCTGGGTACGCGGGCGCGGCCTCGGCCTCGCCGCCCGGGCGCTCGGCGCCCTGCTCCGCGAGCGGGGCGTGAGCTTGCCGCCGATCCTCAGTGCTCCCTGGCCCGGCGCGGCGGACCCGTCGTGA
- a CDS encoding type II secretion system F family protein produces the protein MARQVVAAACLGAAALLLVASGSAVRPARRLRLLALTRRAERPGRPGAGGESDTSGNRSRPSWWPDRIRLGAGLAGVAALVVVGGWPGLLAGALAGTVADRLLRRIEPRAVRDRRLRETADLPLAADLLAAALRAGAPVDRSVLAVAEALGGPLADRLGRVGRTLELGGTAAEAWDHLRPVAGAERLVAGAVRSSRSGAALAGALTRLADDLRSDRSTAAEAAARRAGVLIVLPLGLCFLPAFILAGLVPVIVAVLGDVL, from the coding sequence ATGGCGCGGCAGGTGGTGGCCGCGGCCTGCCTGGGGGCGGCGGCGTTGCTTCTGGTCGCCTCCGGCTCCGCAGTCCGTCCGGCGCGGCGGCTGCGCCTCCTGGCGCTCACCCGCCGGGCGGAGCGGCCCGGCCGGCCCGGCGCTGGCGGCGAGTCCGACACGTCGGGCAACCGGAGCCGCCCGTCCTGGTGGCCGGACCGGATCCGGCTCGGCGCCGGCCTGGCCGGCGTCGCGGCACTGGTCGTGGTGGGCGGCTGGCCGGGGCTGCTCGCCGGGGCGCTGGCCGGGACGGTCGCCGACCGCCTGCTGCGCCGGATCGAGCCGCGGGCCGTCCGCGACCGCCGGCTCCGCGAGACCGCCGACCTGCCTCTCGCCGCCGACCTGCTGGCCGCCGCGCTCCGGGCCGGCGCACCGGTGGACCGTTCGGTCCTGGCGGTGGCCGAGGCGCTCGGCGGACCGCTCGCCGACCGGCTCGGCCGGGTGGGGCGGACGTTGGAACTCGGCGGCACGGCGGCGGAGGCGTGGGACCACCTGCGACCCGTGGCCGGGGCGGAGCGACTGGTGGCCGGCGCGGTCCGTTCGTCGCGCAGCGGGGCCGCGCTGGCCGGCGCGCTCACCCGGCTCGCCGACGACCTGCGCTCCGACCGCTCGACCGCGGCCGAGGCCGCCGCCCGCCGGGCCGGCGTGCTCATCGTGCTGCCGCTCGGGCTCTGTTTCCTGCCCGCCTTCATTCTCGCCGGTCTGGTGCCGGTGATCGTCGCCGTCCTCGGCGACGTGCTGTGA
- a CDS encoding DUF4244 domain-containing protein yields MRKLLTRLRGDAGMNTAEYAVGTLAAVAFAGILLKVLTSGNVQSALTAVIDRALK; encoded by the coding sequence ATGCGCAAACTCCTCACCCGCCTGCGCGGCGACGCCGGGATGAACACGGCCGAGTACGCCGTCGGCACCCTCGCCGCGGTCGCCTTCGCCGGGATCCTGCTGAAGGTGCTCACCTCCGGCAACGTGCAGTCCGCGCTCACCGCCGTCATCGACCGGGCCTTGAAGTGA
- a CDS encoding TadE family type IV pilus minor pilin, with the protein MAAGLPALMLLLFAGLTAVDAVTTRAGCLDAAREAALATARGEPGSVAGSRYAPAGADIAVTVVGDRVTVTVRAPVRSFGARLPRLTVSGTAVAAVEPGAPGPHP; encoded by the coding sequence CTGGCGGCCGGCCTGCCGGCGCTGATGCTTCTCCTCTTCGCCGGTCTCACGGCGGTCGACGCCGTCACCACGCGGGCCGGCTGCCTCGACGCGGCCCGGGAGGCGGCGCTCGCCACGGCCCGCGGCGAACCCGGGTCGGTGGCCGGCTCCCGGTACGCCCCGGCCGGCGCGGACATCGCGGTGACCGTGGTGGGCGACCGCGTCACCGTGACCGTGCGGGCGCCGGTCCGGAGCTTCGGCGCCCGCCTGCCCCGGCTCACCGTGTCGGGCACCGCGGTGGCCGCCGTCGAACCCGGCGCCCCGGGACCACACCCGTGA
- a CDS encoding Rv3654c family TadE-like protein has translation MTALDGLHPARRPADRCAELHVLPKVGWRWATRRAGGWRHQGADRGGATVCLLAVGLVLVLVGLLGAGLGAARCARHQARNAADFAALAGAARALEGAEAACGRAADLATANGGRLTACRLDGLDIVVTTEVAVTPLPGLARAAAATSRAGPTRG, from the coding sequence GTGACCGCGCTCGACGGGCTCCACCCGGCCCGTCGCCCCGCCGACCGGTGCGCCGAGCTGCACGTGCTGCCGAAGGTTGGCTGGCGCTGGGCTACGAGAAGGGCCGGCGGGTGGCGACACCAGGGTGCGGACCGGGGCGGGGCGACTGTGTGCCTGCTCGCGGTGGGGCTGGTGCTCGTGCTGGTCGGGCTCCTCGGCGCCGGCCTCGGCGCAGCCCGGTGCGCGCGTCACCAGGCCCGGAACGCTGCCGACTTCGCGGCTCTCGCCGGTGCCGCCCGGGCACTCGAGGGCGCCGAGGCCGCGTGTGGACGGGCCGCGGACCTGGCGACGGCCAACGGCGGCCGGCTGACGGCCTGCCGGCTCGACGGTCTCGACATCGTCGTGACCACGGAGGTGGCGGTCACCCCGCTGCCCGGGCTTGCCCGCGCGGCGGCCGCGACCTCGCGGGCCGGCCCGACCCGAGGCTGA
- a CDS encoding DEAD/DEAH box helicase — MAPRDAPELSSAGSGPGRAPGELLRRLRLRHATDPVTHVERVPARAGEPAPWPDWAPGELRAAFARRGVAAPWRHQAEAAELAYAGKHVVVATGTASGKSLAYQLPALGTLLADPRATVLYLAPTKALAADQLRAVAGLELEGVRPATYDGDTPRTEREWIRRHSRFVLTNPDMLHHGILPGHAHWSGFLRRLAYVVVDECHTYRGVFGSHVAHVLRRLRRQCARYGRTPVFVLASATSGDPATAAGRLTGLPVAAVTEDASPRGGVTFALWEPPLLPSSDVPSPEADLLQVRRSALRETADLLADSVIEGVRTLAFVRSRRGAEVVAANARRALDEAVPGLGDRVAAYRAGYLREERRELERALLTGDLLGLASTNALELGVDLVGLDAVLICGWPGTRASLWQQAGRAGRSGDEALAVLVARDDPLDTYLVHHPEALFGRPVEATVLDPANPYVLAPQLACAAHEAPLTPADLELFGEGAKEAVDSLVEAGALRQRPTGWYWRHRERPEVDLRGEGGAPVCVVEESTGRLLGTVDGGSSHFLLHTGAVYLHQGVSYVVDSLDLADGCALVHAEEPDWSTHARDVTSLSVVSVRSYVDAGPVGLFLGEVDVTSQVVSYQRRRIATGEVIDTRPLDLPARELRTVAVWFTLSPESLAVAGVEAADIPGALHAAEHAAIGLLPLMATCDRWDIGGLSTALHPDTEAPTVFVYDGHPGGAGFAERAYGTAAAWLRATRDAIAECGCESGCPSCVQSPKCGNGNNPLSKPDAVKVLDVVLANLAAAEGGRGAVLPRQEGRAAE; from the coding sequence TTGGCGCCGCGCGACGCCCCGGAGCTGTCGTCAGCCGGCAGCGGTCCCGGCCGCGCGCCGGGAGAGTTGCTGCGCCGGCTGCGCCTGCGGCACGCCACCGACCCGGTCACCCACGTCGAGCGGGTGCCGGCCCGGGCCGGGGAGCCGGCGCCGTGGCCGGACTGGGCGCCCGGCGAGCTGCGGGCGGCGTTCGCGCGGCGCGGGGTGGCCGCCCCGTGGCGGCACCAGGCCGAGGCCGCCGAGCTGGCGTACGCGGGGAAGCACGTCGTGGTGGCCACCGGCACGGCGTCCGGCAAGTCGCTGGCGTACCAGCTGCCGGCGCTGGGCACCCTGCTCGCCGACCCGCGCGCCACGGTGCTCTACCTGGCCCCGACCAAGGCGCTCGCCGCCGACCAGCTCCGCGCCGTCGCCGGTCTCGAGCTGGAGGGGGTACGCCCCGCCACCTACGACGGGGACACCCCGCGCACCGAGCGCGAGTGGATCCGCCGGCACTCCCGGTTCGTGCTGACCAACCCCGACATGCTGCACCACGGCATCCTGCCCGGGCACGCGCACTGGTCGGGCTTCCTGCGCCGGCTCGCGTACGTGGTGGTCGACGAGTGCCACACCTACCGGGGCGTGTTCGGCTCGCACGTGGCGCACGTGCTGCGGCGGCTGCGCCGGCAGTGCGCGCGCTACGGGCGTACCCCCGTGTTCGTGCTGGCCTCCGCCACGTCGGGCGACCCGGCGACGGCGGCCGGGCGGCTCACCGGCCTGCCCGTCGCCGCCGTCACCGAGGACGCCTCGCCGCGCGGCGGGGTGACCTTCGCGCTGTGGGAGCCGCCGCTGCTGCCCTCCTCCGACGTTCCGTCGCCCGAGGCCGACCTTCTCCAGGTGCGCCGCTCGGCGCTGCGGGAGACCGCCGACCTGCTCGCCGACAGCGTCATCGAGGGGGTACGCACGCTCGCCTTCGTCCGGTCCCGGCGCGGCGCCGAGGTGGTCGCCGCGAACGCCCGGCGTGCCCTCGACGAGGCGGTGCCCGGGCTGGGTGACCGGGTGGCCGCCTACCGGGCCGGCTACCTGCGTGAGGAGCGCCGGGAGCTGGAACGCGCGCTGCTCACCGGCGACCTGCTCGGGCTCGCCTCGACCAACGCGCTGGAACTCGGCGTCGACCTGGTCGGGCTGGACGCCGTGCTGATCTGCGGCTGGCCGGGCACCCGGGCCTCGCTCTGGCAGCAGGCCGGCCGGGCCGGCCGCTCCGGCGACGAGGCGCTCGCGGTGCTCGTGGCCCGGGACGACCCGCTGGACACCTACCTGGTGCACCACCCCGAGGCGCTGTTCGGACGGCCCGTCGAGGCGACCGTGCTCGACCCGGCCAACCCCTACGTGCTCGCGCCGCAGCTCGCCTGCGCCGCGCACGAGGCGCCGCTCACCCCGGCCGACCTGGAACTCTTCGGCGAGGGTGCCAAGGAGGCGGTCGACTCGCTGGTCGAGGCGGGGGCGCTGCGGCAGCGGCCGACCGGCTGGTACTGGCGGCACCGGGAACGCCCCGAGGTCGACCTGCGCGGCGAGGGCGGTGCGCCGGTCTGCGTGGTGGAGGAGTCCACCGGCCGGCTGCTCGGCACCGTCGACGGCGGCTCGTCACACTTCCTGCTGCACACCGGCGCGGTCTACCTGCACCAGGGCGTCTCGTACGTGGTCGACTCGCTCGACCTGGCCGACGGGTGCGCGCTGGTGCACGCCGAGGAGCCGGACTGGTCCACCCACGCCCGGGACGTCACCTCGCTGTCCGTGGTGTCCGTCCGGTCGTACGTGGACGCCGGGCCGGTCGGCCTCTTCCTCGGCGAGGTGGACGTGACCAGCCAGGTGGTGTCGTACCAGCGGCGGCGCATCGCCACCGGCGAGGTCATCGACACGCGGCCGCTCGACCTGCCGGCGCGCGAGCTGCGCACCGTCGCCGTCTGGTTCACGCTCTCGCCGGAGTCGCTGGCCGTCGCCGGCGTCGAGGCGGCGGACATCCCGGGTGCGCTGCACGCCGCCGAGCACGCCGCCATCGGCCTGCTGCCGCTGATGGCGACCTGCGACCGGTGGGACATCGGCGGGCTCTCCACCGCCCTGCACCCGGACACCGAGGCGCCCACCGTCTTCGTCTACGACGGCCACCCGGGCGGGGCGGGTTTCGCCGAGCGCGCGTACGGGACGGCCGCCGCCTGGCTGCGTGCCACGCGGGACGCGATCGCCGAGTGCGGGTGCGAGTCGGGGTGCCCGTCCTGCGTGCAGTCCCCGAAGTGCGGCAACGGCAACAACCCGCTGTCCAAGCCGGACGCGGTCAAGGTCCTCGACGTGGTCCTCGCCAACCTGGCGGCGGCCGAGGGCGGGCGCGGGGCGGTGCTGCCCCGGCAGGAGGGTCGCGCCGCGGAGTGA
- a CDS encoding STAS domain-containing protein, which produces MELSLATRTVGEHTVLEVGGEVDVYTAPRLRERLLELIDGGARRVVVDLGRVDFLDSTGLGVLVGALKRLRSAGGSFALVCDKEPLLKIFRITALDQVFPLHPTVDAAIDADATGAGA; this is translated from the coding sequence ATGGAGCTGTCGCTGGCGACCCGCACCGTGGGGGAGCACACGGTGCTCGAGGTCGGCGGTGAGGTGGACGTCTACACCGCGCCGCGCCTGCGGGAACGGCTCCTGGAGCTGATCGACGGGGGTGCCCGCCGGGTCGTGGTGGACCTGGGCCGGGTGGACTTCCTCGACTCGACCGGTCTCGGTGTGTTGGTGGGTGCGCTCAAGCGGCTCCGCTCGGCCGGCGGTTCCTTCGCGCTGGTCTGCGACAAGGAGCCGTTGCTCAAGATCTTCCGGATCACCGCGCTGGACCAGGTGTTCCCGTTGCACCCCACGGTCGACGCGGCGATCGACGCCGACGCGACCGGCGCCGGCGCGTGA